Genomic DNA from Haloterrigena alkaliphila:
GGAACGCCTCGAGAACGGCGGGAGCCTCGACGCGGCCGACGCCGCCGAGGCGAGCGATGCGCCCGACGAACCGATCGCGATCACGGGCCAGAGTCACCTCGATGAGGTCGTCGCGGAGCACGACCTCGTCCTCGTGGACTGCTACGCCGACTGGTGTGGTCCCTGTCAGATGATGGAACCGACGATCGAAGCGCTGGCCGCGGAGACCGACGCCGCAGTCGCGAAGGTCGACGTCGACGCTCACCAGCGGATCGCCCAGCAACTGGGCGCCCGCGGCGTCCCCACGGTCGTCCTCTACGCCGACGGCCAGCCGGTCGAACGCGCGGTCGGCGCCCAGGACCGCGGGACGCTGCAGAGCCTGATCGAGCAACACGCGTAACGCCTCGAGTTCCGTACTTACGCCGAGCGGCGGGGACTCGTCCGCGACCGGTCGCTCCGCGACGGATCGACGGCACGACCGTGCCGTGACCACACCGCGACCGCTTTCAATTCAATTATGTCCACTGACTGGAGACGCGCGATCGAAACGCAACGCGAGGAGAAAGACCGGTACTTCGACGGCGATCCGCATTCGCCGATTCCGCCGGACGAGCGCGAGTCGTTCGACGGCCTCGAGTACTACCCGATCGACGAGGACTACCGGTTCGAACTACCGCTGCACGAGTACGACGACCCCGAACCTGTCACCGTCGGAACGAGTACCGACGGCGAGCGGGAGTACCTGCGCTGGGGCGAGTTCCGGTTCACCGTCGACGGGGAGGACGTCGCGCTGCAGGCCTACAAGGCGGATCCGGACGATAAACGGCTCTGGGTCCCGTTCCGGGATGCGACTAGCGGCGACGAGACCTACGGCGCCGGCCGGTACCTCGACCTCGAGAACGACGACCACCGAGCGGACGACGGAAACTGGATCCTCGACTTTAACGAGGCGTACAACCCGACGTGCGCGTACTCTGACCGGTACGAGTGCCCGCT
This window encodes:
- a CDS encoding DUF1684 domain-containing protein, which produces MSTDWRRAIETQREEKDRYFDGDPHSPIPPDERESFDGLEYYPIDEDYRFELPLHEYDDPEPVTVGTSTDGEREYLRWGEFRFTVDGEDVALQAYKADPDDKRLWVPFRDATSGDETYGAGRYLDLENDDHRADDGNWILDFNEAYNPTCAYSDRYECPLPPTANWLEVPIEAGEKAYH
- the trxA gene encoding thioredoxin, yielding MSESIDDERERIRERKKRELQERLENGGSLDAADAAEASDAPDEPIAITGQSHLDEVVAEHDLVLVDCYADWCGPCQMMEPTIEALAAETDAAVAKVDVDAHQRIAQQLGARGVPTVVLYADGQPVERAVGAQDRGTLQSLIEQHA